Proteins from a genomic interval of Nocardioidaceae bacterium:
- a CDS encoding FABP family protein → MGTFELPDNLHPDCGPIAWMLGEWHGNGHGDYPTIDAFGFEQHLHFTHDGRPFFHYLARSWVTDAEGNRLRPGALETGVLRARPQGKLELLLSHSTGISEVWYGAAADGKVELRTAGVSFTESAKEVTGGHRLYGNVEGELMYAYDMAAVGQELQPHLWARLQRVTGQ, encoded by the coding sequence ATGGGCACCTTCGAGCTCCCCGACAACCTGCACCCCGACTGCGGTCCCATCGCGTGGATGCTGGGGGAGTGGCACGGCAACGGCCACGGCGACTACCCCACGATCGACGCGTTCGGCTTCGAGCAGCACCTGCACTTCACCCACGACGGGCGCCCCTTCTTCCACTACCTGGCGCGGTCGTGGGTCACCGACGCCGAGGGCAACCGGCTGCGCCCGGGCGCGCTGGAGACCGGAGTCCTGCGGGCCCGGCCCCAGGGCAAGCTCGAGCTGCTGCTCAGCCACTCCACGGGGATCAGCGAGGTCTGGTACGGCGCCGCGGCCGACGGCAAGGTCGAGCTCCGCACCGCCGGCGTGAGCTTCACCGAGTCCGCCAAGGAGGTCACCGGCGGACACCGGCTCTACGGCAACGTCGAGGGCGAGCTGATGTACGCCTACGACATGGCCGCCGTCGGCCAGGAGCTCCAGCCCCACCTGTGGGCGCGCCTGCAGCGCGTCACCGGACAGTGA
- a CDS encoding gas vesicle protein has protein sequence MSPRRSSELDRSGGGGPANLADVLERVLDKGVVIAGDIRVNLLDIELLTIKIRLLVASVDKAAEMGIDWWRRDPMLSAGAEDVAEENRQLRERLAALERRLGPSSDEGEGEGKGEGEGEDD, from the coding sequence ATGTCCCCACGCCGCAGCAGCGAGCTCGACCGCAGCGGAGGCGGAGGACCGGCGAACCTCGCCGACGTGCTCGAGCGCGTGCTCGACAAGGGCGTCGTCATCGCTGGCGACATCCGCGTGAACCTGCTCGACATCGAGCTGCTGACCATCAAGATCCGGCTGCTCGTCGCCTCGGTCGACAAGGCCGCGGAGATGGGCATCGACTGGTGGCGTCGTGACCCGATGCTCTCGGCCGGCGCGGAGGACGTCGCGGAGGAGAACCGGCAGCTGCGCGAGCGCCTCGCCGCGTTGGAGCGGCGCCTCGGGCCGTCCTCGGATGAGGGTGAGGGTGAGGGCAAGGGCGAGGGCGAGGGTGAGGATGACTGA
- a CDS encoding SGNH/GDSL hydrolase family protein, with amino-acid sequence MNLAKGAQLAGLTALSVLTVVLVVLAMTRSVATTAEASAPLTPVAEEDTATVVSVLGDGHVLAEGSWFYRAIPAEDGGPVERGVVLAEEDARARSLESRLDQVVAGDIVMIAAGAVDVSLGEPAPEIVADIKVLVRGVRERDATPVLVLVPPSNERGFLTKLVNRKLSAYGERRDIAVLDIFSPVATTPGRWLKRYTDDGEYANPEGAARQAQVVIDRLDWLMLAQQQAA; translated from the coding sequence GTGAATCTCGCGAAGGGCGCGCAGCTCGCCGGCCTCACCGCACTGTCGGTGCTGACGGTCGTGCTCGTGGTGCTCGCGATGACGCGGTCTGTCGCGACGACGGCCGAGGCGAGTGCGCCCCTGACCCCCGTCGCCGAGGAGGACACGGCGACCGTGGTCAGCGTGCTCGGCGACGGGCACGTGCTCGCCGAGGGGTCGTGGTTCTACCGGGCGATCCCGGCCGAGGACGGCGGTCCCGTCGAGCGCGGCGTCGTGCTCGCCGAGGAGGACGCCCGCGCCAGGTCGCTCGAGTCCCGCCTCGACCAGGTCGTCGCCGGCGACATCGTGATGATCGCGGCCGGGGCGGTCGACGTGAGCCTCGGGGAGCCCGCGCCGGAGATCGTCGCCGACATCAAGGTGCTGGTGCGTGGCGTACGCGAGCGGGACGCGACCCCCGTGCTGGTGCTGGTGCCGCCATCGAACGAGCGCGGCTTCCTCACCAAGCTGGTCAACCGCAAGCTCTCGGCGTACGGGGAGCGGCGCGACATCGCCGTGCTCGACATCTTCTCCCCCGTCGCGACGACGCCCGGCCGGTGGCTGAAGCGCTACACCGACGACGGTGAGTACGCGAACCCGGAGGGCGCCGCCCGGCAGGCGCAGGTCGTCATCGACCGGCTGGACTGGCTGATGCTCGCCCAGCAGCAGGCCGCCTGA
- a CDS encoding GvpL/GvpF family gas vesicle protein gives MTEAATARYAYAVTRGAAEGALAGTTGIHGAPVEVVTRGELQALVSDVPLEEFDEEPLRRHLEDLRWVEQVARAHDDVVRAAHGAAVVAPLSLATIFHDDDGVRDRLLADGARLGAALDAVEGCDEFSVKVLRRASSTGTAASSAESRPASGADYLRRKREAAAHRVRAEQAAADFAVAVHDALAAEAAASRRLAPQDPRLSALDGVMTLNAAYLVRRESSNGFAEALKAVQDRAGESGADEVSVAGPWPPYSFVTLDGT, from the coding sequence ATGACTGAGGCCGCCACCGCCCGCTACGCGTACGCCGTCACCCGAGGTGCCGCCGAGGGAGCGCTCGCCGGCACGACCGGCATCCACGGCGCCCCCGTCGAGGTCGTCACCCGCGGTGAGCTGCAGGCGCTGGTCAGCGACGTGCCGCTGGAGGAGTTCGACGAGGAGCCGCTGCGCCGCCACCTGGAGGACCTGCGCTGGGTCGAGCAGGTCGCGCGCGCCCACGACGACGTCGTACGCGCCGCCCACGGCGCCGCGGTCGTGGCCCCGCTGAGCCTGGCGACGATCTTCCACGACGACGACGGCGTACGCGACCGGCTCCTCGCCGACGGTGCACGGCTCGGGGCGGCGCTGGACGCCGTCGAGGGCTGCGACGAGTTCAGCGTGAAGGTGCTGCGTCGCGCCTCGTCGACCGGGACCGCGGCGAGCAGCGCGGAGAGCCGGCCGGCGTCGGGGGCGGACTACCTGCGCCGCAAGCGCGAGGCCGCCGCCCACCGGGTCAGAGCCGAGCAGGCGGCCGCGGACTTCGCCGTCGCCGTCCACGACGCTCTCGCGGCCGAGGCCGCCGCCTCGCGCAGGCTGGCGCCGCAGGACCCGCGCCTGTCCGCGCTCGACGGGGTGATGACCCTCAATGCGGCCTACCTCGTACGCCGGGAGAGCAGCAACGGGTTCGCCGAGGCGCTGAAGGCCGTGCAGGACCGCGCGGGGGAGTCCGGCGCCGACGAGGTGAGCGTGGCGGGGCCGTGGCCGCCGTACTCCTTCGTCACGCTGGACGGCACGTGA
- a CDS encoding gas vesicle protein: MASGKTSDKTSDKTSDKGSESGRRLGAGAVARTAVDELAGLTGREIEGVVGVERSEDGWVVEIDVVELRRTPTSTDVLATYEVEVDGDGELMGYRRTRRFGRGQVSGESR, translated from the coding sequence ATGGCATCAGGCAAGACCTCTGACAAGACCTCAGACAAGACTTCCGACAAGGGCTCCGAGTCCGGACGCCGCCTCGGCGCCGGTGCCGTGGCCCGCACGGCCGTCGACGAGCTCGCCGGGCTCACCGGCCGCGAGATCGAGGGCGTGGTGGGTGTCGAGCGCAGCGAGGACGGCTGGGTCGTCGAGATCGACGTCGTCGAGCTGCGGCGTACGCCCACCTCCACCGACGTGCTCGCCACCTACGAGGTCGAGGTCGATGGCGACGGTGAGCTGATGGGCTACCGGCGTACGCGTCGCTTCGGCCGCGGCCAGGTCTCCGGGGAGTCGCGATGA
- a CDS encoding gas vesicle protein K, translating into MSEFKRRLETDAESVQRDLMKLVLTIIELVRQLMEKQALRRVDSDDLTEEQIEELGTGLMHLEDAMEQLKDQFGLEAEDLNLDLGPLGTLLPPPD; encoded by the coding sequence GTGAGCGAGTTCAAGCGGCGGCTCGAGACCGACGCCGAGTCCGTGCAGCGCGACCTGATGAAGCTCGTGCTCACCATCATCGAGCTCGTACGCCAGCTCATGGAGAAGCAGGCGCTGCGCCGCGTCGACAGCGATGACCTCACCGAGGAGCAGATCGAGGAGCTGGGCACGGGGCTGATGCACCTCGAGGACGCGATGGAGCAGCTCAAGGACCAGTTCGGTCTGGAGGCCGAGGACCTCAACCTCGACCTGGGACCCCTGGGCACGCTGCTGCCGCCGCCGGACTAG
- a CDS encoding GvpL/GvpF family gas vesicle protein has translation MTATGSETAQAAGDHPVHFYGVVRAGEDHSSLADLDVTVVEEDGLAAVVSSHGDEPVRPSRQARRHRSVLDALAAAGAVVPARFGTVLEGEQDVRAVLREERDRWAAELDRVQGRRQFRVRALYDEERVLREIVTEDPRIAALREATQDLPPEVGHGDRVRLGELVSVALGRHRAEDRARVLDAIEPLVVDRAEHERGEIDHVLDVFVLVENTARGDFEGGLEELAAALHPRIRLQLTGPMAPYEFVGGDTWA, from the coding sequence GTGACCGCCACCGGGTCCGAGACAGCCCAGGCGGCCGGGGACCACCCGGTCCACTTCTACGGCGTCGTCCGCGCGGGCGAGGACCACTCGTCCCTGGCCGACCTCGACGTCACGGTCGTGGAGGAGGACGGTCTCGCCGCCGTGGTCTCATCACACGGCGACGAGCCCGTCCGCCCCTCGCGGCAGGCGCGCCGCCACCGGTCCGTGCTCGACGCGCTCGCCGCGGCCGGCGCCGTGGTGCCCGCCCGCTTCGGCACGGTGCTGGAGGGTGAGCAGGACGTACGCGCCGTGCTGCGCGAGGAGCGCGACCGGTGGGCCGCCGAGCTCGACCGGGTGCAGGGACGCCGCCAGTTCCGCGTCCGCGCTCTCTACGACGAGGAGCGCGTGCTCCGCGAGATCGTCACCGAGGACCCCCGCATCGCGGCGCTCCGCGAGGCCACCCAGGACCTGCCGCCGGAGGTGGGCCACGGCGACCGCGTACGCCTCGGCGAGCTCGTCTCGGTCGCGCTCGGCCGTCACCGGGCCGAGGACCGGGCTCGCGTGCTCGACGCGATCGAGCCTCTCGTCGTCGACCGTGCCGAGCACGAGCGCGGCGAGATCGACCACGTGCTCGACGTGTTCGTGCTCGTCGAGAACACCGCGCGCGGGGACTTCGAGGGCGGGCTCGAGGAGCTCGCCGCCGCCCTGCACCCGCGCATCCGCCTGCAGCTGACCGGACCCATGGCGCCGTACGAGTTCGTCGGTGGTGACACGTGGGCCTGA
- a CDS encoding polysaccharide biosynthesis tyrosine autokinase — MELRDYLRIVRRRWLMIVTTFLIVVSAAALVTYQQTPQYQSQTNLFVSTQASDVSEASAGGTFSTQRVASYADVATYPATAALVLDQLALDGVSADELAGQIEATVLPQTVSLQLTVTDEDPVVAQRIAATLATVMVDLVAELETPPNQRQPLLKATITQPATLEVGPVSPVPLRNIGLGIVLGALLGLGLAVLRETLDTSVKSGEVASEAADAPLVGGIAFDANTAEKPLVTSLDSHAPRLEAFRVLRTNMQFIDVDSAHKVFAVSSSLPGEGKSTTSTNLAITLAQADQKVLLVDGDLRRPQVARMLDLEPAVGMTTVLTGQVDLEDAVQQWKVPGLDVLTSGALPPNPAELLQSTSMRELITQVREAYDVVVIDSPPLLPVTDAALLATHADGAILVVRHGKTTRDQVAGSRARLDNVGGRILGVVLNMTPSGKRGGKYGYGYGYGYGYGYAPTEAATDHKAARAERKAQRAAGKRASREEKKSELGKKLDDQ; from the coding sequence ATGGAGCTGCGCGACTATCTGCGCATCGTCCGCCGCCGCTGGCTGATGATCGTCACGACCTTCTTGATCGTGGTCTCGGCTGCGGCGCTGGTGACGTACCAGCAGACGCCGCAGTACCAGTCCCAGACGAACCTGTTCGTCTCCACGCAGGCCAGCGACGTCTCCGAGGCGAGCGCGGGTGGCACGTTCTCCACGCAGCGGGTGGCGTCGTACGCCGACGTGGCGACCTACCCCGCGACCGCGGCGCTGGTGCTCGACCAGCTCGCGCTCGACGGTGTGAGCGCCGACGAGCTCGCCGGTCAGATCGAGGCGACGGTGCTGCCGCAGACCGTGAGCCTGCAGCTGACCGTCACCGACGAGGACCCGGTGGTCGCCCAGCGCATCGCCGCGACCCTCGCGACCGTGATGGTCGACCTGGTGGCCGAGCTGGAGACCCCGCCGAACCAGCGCCAGCCGCTGCTGAAGGCGACGATCACGCAGCCGGCGACGCTCGAGGTCGGCCCGGTCTCGCCGGTGCCGCTGCGCAACATCGGCCTCGGCATCGTGCTGGGCGCCCTGCTGGGTCTGGGCCTGGCGGTGCTGCGCGAGACGCTGGACACGAGCGTGAAGTCGGGTGAGGTCGCCTCCGAGGCCGCGGACGCGCCGCTGGTGGGCGGCATCGCGTTCGACGCGAACACCGCCGAGAAGCCGCTGGTCACCTCGTTGGACTCCCATGCGCCGCGGCTCGAGGCGTTCCGGGTGCTGCGCACGAACATGCAGTTCATCGACGTGGACTCCGCCCACAAGGTCTTCGCGGTCTCCTCCTCCTTGCCCGGCGAGGGCAAGTCGACGACCTCGACGAACCTCGCGATCACCCTCGCCCAGGCCGACCAGAAGGTGCTGCTCGTCGACGGCGACCTGCGCCGCCCGCAGGTGGCGCGCATGCTCGACCTGGAGCCCGCGGTCGGCATGACCACGGTGCTCACCGGCCAGGTCGACCTCGAGGACGCGGTGCAGCAGTGGAAGGTGCCGGGCCTGGACGTGCTCACCTCCGGTGCGCTGCCGCCGAACCCGGCCGAGCTGCTGCAGTCGACCTCGATGCGTGAGCTGATCACGCAGGTGCGGGAGGCGTACGACGTGGTCGTCATCGACTCCCCGCCGCTGCTGCCGGTCACCGACGCGGCACTGCTCGCGACGCACGCGGACGGGGCGATCCTCGTCGTACGCCACGGCAAGACCACGCGCGACCAGGTCGCCGGCTCCCGGGCCCGCCTGGACAACGTCGGCGGCCGCATCCTCGGCGTCGTGCTGAACATGACGCCGTCGGGCAAGCGGGGCGGCAAGTACGGCTACGGGTACGGCTATGGCTACGGGTACGGCTACGCCCCCACCGAGGCGGCGACCGACCACAAGGCGGCCAGGGCCGAGCGCAAGGCCCAGCGGGCGGCCGGCAAGCGCGCCTCGCGCGAGGAGAAGAAGAGCGAGCTCGGCAAGAAGCTCGACGACCAGTAG
- a CDS encoding gas vesicle protein, with protein sequence MTVTTSRQSGGYLERPAPSGLADVVEVILDKGIVIDAYVRVSLVGIELLTIDARIVIASVDTYLRFAEATSRLNLNEQGGESLTDAVESLQQKGARGKIGGAVEGAKNALTSSDSDDEDEDDEEEKETSSSSRSRRKS encoded by the coding sequence ATGACAGTCACCACCAGTCGTCAGTCAGGCGGCTACCTGGAGCGTCCCGCGCCGAGCGGCCTCGCCGACGTCGTCGAGGTCATCCTCGACAAGGGCATCGTCATCGACGCCTACGTACGCGTCTCGCTGGTCGGCATCGAGCTGCTCACCATCGACGCCCGCATCGTCATCGCCAGCGTCGACACCTACCTGCGCTTCGCCGAGGCGACCAGCCGGCTGAACCTCAACGAGCAGGGCGGCGAGAGCCTCACCGACGCCGTCGAGAGCCTCCAGCAGAAGGGTGCCCGCGGCAAGATCGGCGGCGCCGTCGAGGGCGCGAAGAACGCCCTGACCAGCTCCGACAGCGACGACGAGGACGAGGACGACGAGGAGGAGAAGGAGACGTCCTCGAGCTCGCGCAGCCGCAGGAAGTCGTGA
- a CDS encoding asparaginase, translating to MPLVQVVRGDVVEGTHRGAAVVLDAAGQVRWSVGDVTRPVLPRSCNKPMQVIACLRHGLERLDLPAELLALATASHSAEPVHVEGVRRILATVGLDLDALQTPAVRPMDTAAADAAVRDGRPEAPAFMDCSGKHAAFLATCVVAGWDTGTYLDPAHPLQVAVRGTFEAYVGEPVEASSVDGCGAPLPGCSLTGLARAYATLGSATPETDAAAASVAHAFRTHPLMTCGTTRDELALMQAVPRLIAKSGADACYAMALPGGGALALKIDDGGDRARTPAAVATLRASGALDDLAVALDDPTVRERVLQLGDAPVLGGGRPIGRLRPLV from the coding sequence GTGCCGCTCGTGCAGGTCGTCCGGGGCGACGTCGTCGAGGGAACCCACCGGGGGGCAGCGGTCGTGCTGGACGCCGCGGGGCAGGTGCGGTGGTCGGTCGGGGACGTCACCCGCCCGGTGCTCCCGCGCTCGTGCAACAAGCCGATGCAGGTCATCGCGTGCCTGCGTCACGGTCTCGAGCGCCTCGACCTGCCCGCGGAGCTCCTCGCGCTGGCCACCGCGTCGCACTCCGCGGAGCCCGTCCACGTCGAGGGCGTACGCCGCATCCTCGCCACCGTCGGCCTCGACCTCGACGCCCTGCAGACCCCCGCCGTGCGGCCGATGGACACCGCCGCCGCCGACGCGGCCGTCCGCGACGGGCGACCCGAGGCGCCTGCGTTCATGGACTGCTCGGGCAAGCACGCCGCCTTCCTCGCCACGTGCGTCGTGGCCGGGTGGGACACCGGCACCTACCTCGACCCGGCCCACCCGTTGCAGGTCGCGGTGCGGGGGACCTTCGAGGCGTACGTCGGCGAACCCGTCGAAGCCTCCTCCGTCGACGGCTGCGGCGCCCCGCTGCCGGGGTGCTCACTGACCGGGCTCGCCCGGGCGTACGCCACCCTCGGCTCCGCGACACCCGAGACCGACGCGGCGGCGGCGTCGGTGGCACATGCCTTCCGTACGCACCCGCTGATGACCTGCGGCACCACCCGCGACGAGCTCGCGCTGATGCAGGCGGTGCCGCGGCTGATCGCGAAGTCCGGCGCCGACGCCTGCTACGCCATGGCGCTGCCGGGCGGCGGTGCGCTGGCGCTGAAGATCGACGACGGGGGCGATCGGGCGCGTACGCCTGCCGCCGTCGCCACGCTGCGCGCCTCGGGGGCTCTCGACGACCTGGCTGTGGCCCTCGACGACCCCACCGTGCGCGAGCGCGTGCTGCAGCTCGGTGACGCGCCGGTGCTCGGCGGGGGACGCCCCATCGGTCGCCTGCGCCCCCTGGTCTGA
- a CDS encoding SGNH/GDSL hydrolase family protein — protein MGRTPAHRAPRPRRLTPTAAGAAAAGAVAFVVLAQTVLLPAGDSSVATAATAATPEGATDRSAGSAGSEGSEGDTEMASVRASGLAGLTGPVRMALVGDSYLNGKGAPDGKGMGDGLAKRLDAELVNFAEGGTGWADDGPEPTETSSYDEHAPAVVAADPDLVVVAGGYNDHAAINAGLETYDEVAVNARRLLADLADADVRTVVFGPFWVNGDPPDSLLQLRDVLRREADRAEVAWVDPIAEGWIDGDRRDMTGNAARFIRVDRIHPTGSGHRYFAKRMAASIRALG, from the coding sequence ATGGGACGTACGCCGGCGCATCGGGCGCCGCGGCCTCGCCGGCTCACGCCCACCGCGGCCGGCGCTGCTGCCGCGGGCGCCGTCGCGTTCGTCGTGCTCGCCCAGACCGTGCTGCTGCCCGCCGGGGACTCCTCGGTGGCCACCGCCGCGACCGCGGCGACACCGGAGGGCGCCACTGACCGTTCCGCGGGCAGCGCGGGCAGCGAGGGCAGCGAGGGCGACACCGAGATGGCCTCCGTACGCGCCTCGGGGCTCGCCGGCCTGACGGGTCCGGTGCGCATGGCGCTGGTGGGCGACTCCTACCTCAACGGCAAGGGCGCCCCCGACGGCAAGGGCATGGGCGACGGTCTCGCCAAGCGCCTGGACGCCGAGCTGGTGAACTTCGCCGAGGGCGGCACCGGGTGGGCCGACGACGGCCCCGAGCCGACCGAGACCAGCAGCTACGACGAGCACGCCCCCGCCGTGGTGGCTGCCGACCCCGACCTCGTGGTGGTCGCGGGCGGCTACAACGACCACGCCGCGATCAACGCAGGCCTGGAGACCTACGACGAGGTCGCGGTCAACGCCCGCAGGCTGCTCGCGGACCTGGCGGACGCTGACGTACGCACCGTGGTGTTCGGCCCGTTCTGGGTCAACGGCGACCCGCCGGACTCGCTGCTGCAGCTGCGCGACGTGCTGCGCCGCGAGGCCGACCGGGCCGAGGTCGCGTGGGTCGACCCGATCGCCGAGGGGTGGATCGACGGCGACCGCCGCGACATGACGGGCAACGCGGCACGGTTCATCCGGGTGGACCGCATCCACCCCACGGGCTCGGGCCACCGCTACTTCGCCAAGCGCATGGCCGCGTCGATCCGCGCGCTCGGATAG
- a CDS encoding gas vesicle protein GvpG, with amino-acid sequence MGLMKELLLLPAAPLRGTVLVAEQVMRVAEDELYDPARIRRELEAVDAARQAGTLTDDEADDLEDELVERLTTAHDRRRRRR; translated from the coding sequence GTGGGCCTGATGAAGGAGCTGCTGCTGCTGCCCGCCGCGCCCCTGCGCGGCACGGTCCTCGTCGCCGAGCAGGTGATGAGGGTCGCGGAGGACGAGCTGTACGACCCCGCCCGCATCCGCCGCGAGCTCGAGGCCGTCGACGCCGCCCGGCAGGCCGGCACCCTCACCGACGACGAGGCCGACGACCTCGAGGACGAGCTCGTCGAGCGGCTCACCACTGCCCACGACCGACGCCGAAGGCGGAGATGA
- a CDS encoding gas vesicle protein: protein MTAANGMATPSDGGRQIALVDLLDRLLGAGVVLSGDLVISLAGVDLVEVRLHALITSVRSELSRGSTDGPLWQVSPDVEKPGERGERP from the coding sequence GTGACCGCCGCCAACGGGATGGCGACACCGTCCGACGGCGGGCGGCAGATCGCCCTGGTCGACCTGCTGGACCGGCTCCTCGGAGCCGGCGTGGTGCTGTCCGGCGACCTGGTCATCTCCCTGGCCGGTGTCGACCTGGTGGAGGTGCGGCTGCACGCCCTCATCACCTCGGTGCGCTCGGAGCTCTCCCGCGGGTCCACCGACGGGCCGCTGTGGCAGGTCTCGCCGGACGTCGAGAAGCCAGGGGAGAGAGGGGAGCGACCGTGA
- a CDS encoding folate-binding protein, with the protein MSATDDRTESAYASPLLSLPDAVAAMGVDAGVPAHFGSFTTEQRRLVAGEGFVDLSHRGVLRVTGPDRLSWLHSLTSQHLEQLGPETWTGALILSPQGHTEHAFYGYDDGESFTAHTEPGRVGDLVAWLDRMRFMTRVEVTDVTDELATVWRPAKVVEGVPFSGFVFVPRADLGTFGEAAGPAAGLWAYEALRIERGEARLGLDTDERTIPNEAGWIDAAVHLDKGCYRGQETVARVHTLGRPPRRLTLLHLDGTENRLPPVGSDVLVGDKRVGRMGTSARHHELGPIGLALLKRNTAVDAEVVVDGVPAQQEVVVDPEVGLHVRPRLR; encoded by the coding sequence ATGAGCGCCACCGACGACCGCACCGAGTCCGCGTACGCCTCGCCCCTGCTGTCCCTGCCCGACGCCGTCGCCGCGATGGGTGTCGACGCCGGCGTGCCGGCGCACTTCGGGTCGTTCACGACCGAGCAGCGGCGTCTGGTGGCCGGGGAGGGCTTCGTCGATCTCTCGCACCGCGGGGTGCTGCGGGTGACCGGTCCGGACCGTCTGAGCTGGCTGCACTCCCTGACCAGCCAGCACCTCGAGCAGCTCGGCCCCGAGACCTGGACAGGCGCCCTGATCCTCAGCCCGCAGGGCCACACCGAGCACGCGTTCTACGGCTACGACGACGGTGAGTCCTTCACCGCGCACACCGAGCCCGGCCGCGTGGGCGACCTGGTCGCGTGGCTGGACCGGATGCGTTTCATGACCCGCGTCGAGGTCACCGACGTCACCGACGAGCTCGCCACGGTGTGGCGGCCGGCGAAGGTCGTCGAGGGCGTCCCGTTCTCCGGGTTCGTCTTCGTGCCGCGCGCCGACCTCGGCACGTTCGGCGAGGCCGCAGGACCGGCGGCGGGGCTGTGGGCGTACGAGGCCCTGCGCATCGAGCGCGGCGAGGCCCGCCTGGGACTCGACACCGACGAGCGGACGATCCCCAACGAGGCCGGCTGGATCGACGCCGCCGTGCACCTCGACAAGGGCTGCTACCGCGGCCAGGAGACCGTCGCACGCGTGCACACCTTGGGCCGGCCCCCGCGCCGCCTGACGCTGCTGCACCTCGACGGCACGGAGAACAGGCTGCCCCCGGTCGGCTCCGATGTGCTCGTCGGCGACAAGCGCGTCGGCCGCATGGGCACCTCCGCGCGCCACCACGAGCTCGGACCCATCGGGCTGGCCCTGCTCAAGCGCAACACCGCCGTCGACGCCGAGGTCGTCGTCGACGGGGTGCCGGCGCAGCAGGAGGTCGTCGTGGACCCCGAGGTGGGCCTGCACGTACGCCCGCGGCTGCGCTGA
- the dtd gene encoding D-tyrosyl-tRNA(Tyr) deacylase, whose product MRAVVQRVSEASVTVDGDVVGEIAEPGLVVLLGVTHDDGADQVAWMVRKISELKLLREEQSLLEASAPVLVVSQFTLYADVKKGRKPSWSKAAPGAVSEPLYEAVCDGLEGVGLHVARGVFGADMAVSLVNDGPVTLVLETP is encoded by the coding sequence GTGAGAGCAGTGGTGCAGAGGGTGAGCGAGGCGTCCGTGACGGTCGACGGGGACGTCGTCGGTGAGATCGCCGAGCCCGGCCTCGTCGTGCTCCTCGGCGTCACCCACGACGACGGTGCGGACCAGGTCGCCTGGATGGTCCGCAAGATCTCCGAGCTCAAGCTGCTCCGCGAGGAGCAGAGCCTGCTCGAGGCGTCCGCACCGGTGCTGGTGGTCAGCCAGTTCACGCTCTACGCCGACGTGAAGAAGGGGCGCAAGCCCTCGTGGTCGAAGGCGGCGCCCGGGGCGGTCTCGGAGCCTCTCTACGAGGCTGTGTGTGACGGCCTGGAGGGCGTCGGGCTGCACGTGGCGCGCGGGGTCTTCGGGGCCGACATGGCCGTGTCGCTCGTCAACGACGGGCCGGTGACGTTGGTGCTTGAGACGCCCTAG
- a CDS encoding transcriptional repressor: MTDPGREDDWRTRLRATGRRLTPQRELVLRAVDELRHATPDEVLAHVRRDSASLNISTVYRTLELLESLGLVRHAHLTDRAPTYHAIDLSGRHEHFHLVCRGCGDVISVDAEEIEDLATRLREERGFRVDTGHLTVFGWCGDCEAPEQVERPTTAP, translated from the coding sequence ATGACCGACCCGGGCCGCGAGGACGACTGGCGTACGCGCCTGCGCGCCACCGGCCGCCGTCTCACCCCCCAGCGCGAGCTGGTGCTGCGCGCGGTCGACGAGCTGCGTCACGCCACCCCCGACGAGGTCCTCGCCCACGTGCGCCGCGACTCGGCCTCGCTGAACATCTCGACCGTCTACCGCACGCTCGAGCTGCTGGAGTCGCTCGGGCTCGTACGCCACGCCCACCTCACCGACCGTGCCCCGACCTACCACGCCATCGATCTGAGCGGCCGCCACGAGCACTTCCACCTGGTCTGCCGCGGCTGCGGGGACGTGATCTCCGTCGACGCCGAGGAGATCGAGGACCTCGCGACCCGGCTGCGTGAGGAGCGCGGGTTCCGCGTCGACACCGGGCACCTCACCGTCTTCGGGTGGTGCGGCGACTGCGAGGCCCCCGAGCAGGTCGAGCGCCCGACCACGGCGCCGTGA
- a CDS encoding DsrE family protein, whose translation MRPLVVKVTCGLDSPERANQAFTVAATAIAAGAEVSLWLTGEAVWLAVPNRAEDLQLDHATPLPDLLETLLQAGRVTMCTQCAARRSLDESNLLPGVRIAGAAVFVEESLADGVQALVY comes from the coding sequence ATGCGTCCCCTCGTCGTCAAGGTCACCTGCGGGCTCGACTCCCCCGAGCGCGCCAACCAGGCGTTCACCGTCGCGGCCACCGCGATCGCCGCCGGGGCGGAGGTGAGCCTGTGGCTGACGGGGGAGGCCGTGTGGCTCGCGGTGCCGAACCGGGCGGAAGACCTGCAGCTCGACCACGCCACCCCACTGCCCGACCTGCTCGAGACGCTGCTGCAGGCGGGACGCGTGACGATGTGTACGCAGTGCGCCGCCCGCCGGTCGCTCGACGAGTCCAACCTGCTGCCGGGCGTGCGGATCGCGGGCGCGGCGGTGTTCGTGGAGGAGTCGCTCGCCGACGGGGTGCAGGCGCTCGTCTACTGA